From the Cloeon dipterum chromosome 4, ieCloDipt1.1, whole genome shotgun sequence genome, the window cacatCGTAAAAATGACACTGAGATTAGGATGAAACGTAagcaaaaaaactaaaaataaaaattttgttggtagagctgagaaaattttaaatttaaagtatcgcaaacaatattttttgtaattaagcAAATGAATAATCaagtataataaaaatactaaaaacaGTTTCACGAGTGACGAGACAGAGCTGATGATATAAATTAGGGCGTAGTTTTTATTGGGTTTGCTTATAATTTCACCCATTAACAAACAGCTATTTGTGACGTATTTAATACGTCAGAATATTATTCCAGTGGATTTTCCTTCTATTATATCTGTAAATAATGTCTACGAGGACATAATGACATCAATGTGGTTGCGCTGCGGTTCTATTTTTATGAGAAAGAGCAAAAGCCACAAGTCAATAATTCTTGGACTTAAAAAAAGCCAGCGCGTgaagaaaatgtgaaaaataacCGTTATCCGCACGAAATGCCGAAGCACGCAATGCATGGCACTGCGTATGAACTACATTTTCTCGATGAGAGTAAGAAGGGAACGCACTTACGAGAggcataattttaataccaCTGGAAAACGGTGAAAAATTAGACTCATGCTCGATTATCGACCACGAGGCTTTGTCGGAATTCCCATACGGTCCGACGGCACTCGACTCGCAAATCAGATTTCGTCTgagtatatataatatatgtacaTTAACAACTCGATTATGCAATCAGGGCAAAAGAGCGCAATTTTCCCAACCCTTGAAGCAGCAATAAGCGTTCTTGAAAAGGACCTTCTCGCAAATTAATTGCTCTACGGATATGCTAGGGTTGCAGGGGGTGGAGCCGGGGGTGGCCATGGGCGTTGTCGTCGTGCCCAATGCGGCAACTATGGCCGAAATTCACGAGACGCAAAACGCCGGCGATCGAGAGTGACCTCGTCTTAATAATAAACGCAGAAGCGGGGGCTGGGAGGCTCGTTCGCGATGACACAGCCTTTGCAAAAAAGTTTACGCGTAGATGAGTGGCCTTCGACGGCACTTCGCGCGCCCAGCCTCTCATAGAGCAAACACGGAGGGGACCCTGAAAATCAATTGGGGGTCGAGCGGTACACGGAAGCAGGAACTCTTACCACTTTTTCCCTGCTCCTCAGCACACCCATCTTGCCGAAACGCACATGAAAGGGCGAGCAGGTGAAGCTGCCGTCGGGGTGCTCCACCACGACGACGTCGATGGCGCCGGTGAGGGTGGCCGTGTTGATGTCATTGTAGAATTCTCGCACATTGCTCAGCACCTTGCCGATATAGTTCATTTTGGGTCGGCCGGCGTCCAGATCCGTCCGCCCTCGCTCTTGTCTCTCTATTGTCTGCTCTCGACTCCGACGGCTGCTAACTCACGCTGTAGACTGTTCAACGCTTGCGAGTGCCGTCCCGATCACACCATTTCTATCCTTGAAATAATCTATTTCGCTGCCTTCCGTCCTAATGCTTGAATCCACTGCGCCAGCTGAGACGTGCGCTTGCGCTCTGCCCCCGCAGGTGCCGCGAGCTGGTCGCGAGCAACACGAGATCGCGCCGGCCAATCATGAGGCGCCGCTTGAAGGCGTGATTTGACGGTACTTGAGTAGACGTTAGCTGAGGAGTTAGGTTCCGCggcgtaaaaaataatgctagCTTCTGATAACAAGATATTTTTGTGTGATATTGCAACAAaagtataatataattattaaaatttcctagacctaatgaaaatttggcaaGAAATCTTAAGTACAACAGCTAGTACTGAAGCTCCCACTTTCTCTGCAATCGAACGGCTTGCTGGGTTGTGTGACAGGCGCAGGCCTTCtacttgaataattttccttgcaGCCAGCCGCCGTTCATTGCGCAAAATTGCGTCGGTAAAAGTACACTGTGAACCAGTCAGCGTCAGGCCGGTTGTGCAAAGCCAAGTGGAATTTACTCAAGCGCGTTGCTCCCGCAACCAGCCGATGGACCATAATGTTGTATCgacgattatttatttcaaaacataacGTTGCCGGTGGGAATAGTAGGGattgttctaaaaatattaaaagtgctgattataaattattttcaatgaagttttattgctttccctctattaaaattccatttttttgcaatctgTTCTGAATGACTAATATCAATCCAATCTGAGTGAACTGAATGctgtaaaaaatcatatataagGTTCTTCCTATACAAAAAGTTGTCCTGGCCTTGACACAAAGCTCGCGCTCGGTTTTCGTGCGTTTCATAAAAGCTTATTTCCTCACTACTTTTGCCAGACACGGCTGCTGGCAGTGGCGGGTTTGCAACGTTTGCGTCAGGCGCGCACCTCATGGGATCGGCCTGCGATTGACCCCTGCCGATGCGAATGTAGGCATTTCGCTGCGCTTGCCGTGCACGCGGGTTGCCTAACGTGAAACCCTGCAGGCGTTTAGTGGATGGTAGTTTGCAATTTCGGCAAGTAGTTCATGTTTCATAAGCATGCAGCCGAGgggagaattaatttttaataaattacaaattacacAAACCTCTGGCCTTTtgaaactgttttatttttgcttagCGTGTTTTGTGAttagatataaaattaatataattatgatgGGATGACATGAATgaaaaactaatattattgtaaatatatgAACAAACAAGTAACCTATagtattgttttaaattccatACATTTTTCTGGCATTCTTGGAAAATACAGTGCCATAGATTAATACCAAAAATTCATAAcagaatattgttttttttggtATCTATTTTTCAGCACTTCAAAATGTTTTAGCAtctatgatattttttgcaccaaaatttgtgataatcggttaaaaaattttatacagGCATATATCcacgtttttcaaataaattaatttatattttaatagacAAAGCTGAAACAcctctccaatttttttaatgttttgtctacattttgagctaaaaaaaaaactcaatttggaACAagatcttttttaattgaatgtcCTGGGATCACCCAGGACATCGGCGACGAACTATACGACAGATCGAAATTATTCATTGAGACGCCGCGAGTCTAACGGTTTTTGGTTGGAGCCTTTGGCACCCTCTGGGGTAGTGTTATCTGTCGAAAAAAACGcgacttttttcaaaaacacgTCCGTAAAGCCGAAGGGATGGggattaaaaacttttatggGTTATTTTGGAGACTTCAGGTCATGGAGCTAATTGCTATcaaaatttcttgtaaatCTGCTGACCCCTGCTAACAGCGGGCAATTTAACAAGTTTTGGCTCTATGGTTTAAAGTGTGcatcttcaaaattttataagcaAAATCTCACttgatatttgaatatttttccttttctattTCCTACCACCATTTTAAACCGTTATCatatttcttacaatttttggtatttctcAAATCGGACAAATTCAAAACAACTATAtgagttttatatatattttggtttttatatATGTTTTTGTTCGGACCCCGAAAATCTCAAATTCCTGTTGcgcacaatttttcaaattagatgCTCGTGTCTCGACGGTCTACATGGCCCGGGcaccataaatatttaatttgtctgtCAGCACCGGCACTTGACAATGTGTACTCTGAGCGGAACGAGTTAGAGCATCTCATATCTCGTCAAAGTTGGCGCCCTCTCTCTAGCCGGCCATGTGATTTTCGAGAGGGGTGCAGGCAGGCTGATACAATAACACGCCAAGTGAGCATCTTCTTCAGTGCTGAGGGgtggccgccaccgccaccgtcGGGATCAATACGCGGGAGCGTGCGCCCTGGCCGGCGGGCCGTCGCGGCCCGCCGGCCGGTTGCCGAATGCGTCTGCACTCGCTCCTTACCGGTTGCCAACAGAGGATGGCCAGGCCTGTCGTATCCGCGAAGGAGCTTGGCTGAGGCGCCGCCGGCTGACCAGCGCGGATCGATTAAGTACAGAAatggcagtgaaaatttcgcCGGCCGTCATCACGGCGCCCGTCTTTGACTTTTGGAAACCGGTTTTCGGAGAGCGCAGGAGCCCGCCGGAATCTGCACCGCCAGTCGCGTCCGGATCATGTTTACCTGCTGTCGACGACTCCGGGGTCAGGTGAGTCCACGCGACCTTGCACGCTGTCCGCACCTACCGCGACCAATTACGATCAACCAGAGCGGTGGCGGTCGATTCCGCGTCGATTCGTGCGCAAGATGATTGATGGCCAGGAGTAATTACTGCATAATGCATGAGAGAGTTGGGGCCAAATCTCGTGCATTAAACAAGTAGCCGTTTTCCTGCACTGAGAGCCTAGGTTTAACGACTGGGGGAAAGTGGCCACGTGCACCGCGCGATTGAAGGGTTTGAGCGCCGGACGATGGAATTTGTAGGTGCCCCTTAATCTAATCAGCGAGGGGCCTAAACCTACTCAGAGCATTTCTACGAAAAATATTGCACGCGTGAAATTTTTCACGATGGTATATATAAAAcgattattttgtaaacaatgcCTGACCTACTCGCTTAATTTCTCTAATTATTGTGAAAGTTTAAACAACTTTTATGATGGAATatttcccccccccccaagATTTTTTAGTCACGAGAAGCAGAATTTGACTTCATAATAAAGGAAAGAATTTAtaacacttaattttttttgaaaggGGATGGAATATTTCAAATGGAAGAGTATTGAGGTTCCACAGAATTTTTACAGTTAATTGTTTCcaaatatttcacttttagCCGCTTATCCTGTCTCAAATCTTCACAGAGCATTAAAGAGCCATCAAGAAATTTATcatggtttaattaaatttatatttttcaatgatcAGCAAATTCAAAGAATTCCAATAGAACGCAACACGGAATGACCTTTGAACGAGTGAAATTGTTACTTAACTTGCAAGTTGTTATATTACCAGCTCGTTGTTTAATCGAAATTGCAATGAAAACTACACGCAATAGGACAATAAAAGCATGTGCGTTATGATAGAATCGCACGAAACACGCAAAACTCTCAAAACAAgctctgcttttttattgctttttaaagcACAATAGGCAAATACCAATCAATGGAGAGAATGCAGTCCAAAGTTGAAAGGATTGAATATACACGTGTGTTAAATAATCGCTCCTTCCAACCCCTGCTGAtctttgtttgattttattccaaCAGTTTCACATAACCACAACGCTTTTACCGGCTTTTGcagatttacatttttcattacttcaaataaattacaatgagTGTGTTACAAACagcaatatattataatatattccttaaaatatttttctttcaacttaTTTTTCATCGCAGACTCTGTAAGTCCGTTGTCGCCGGGTGTGACGATGACGAGTGAGCGCGAAGCTCTGTGAAATTATTTGGCCTCTCTTTAAGCTGATTAGACGCGTACATAGGGTTCTTTTGCTcgctttgtttttatttttctagctcAGGGCGTCGCGAAGCAAATATAGAGTTTGCCCCATATGTGGTCAAAAACTCAGCGTGTTTTGCGGTCGAAATTCCTGCCGATCGATACAAGCCGAAAGAAAGTGTAGCAGAACGCACTTAGCACTCTAACTTGTCTGagcaataaattcttttgttgaCAGAGTTATGTGGAACGCAGTGACTCCGCAGTCGTTAGACGCGGCTGCCCCATCCTCGCGCACCAAGCACAGCGCCACCCTGCTCGGGGGTCACTTGTACCTCTTAGGGGGTCGTAATGGAAACGTCGGACTCAAGGATTTTTGGCGGTATAACATTAGTAAGTATATCACTACTggttcagatttttttacaatattataaacaattttgagaattttacttcaaatcctaatttttgtgtacataaaaattgagtatttttttagatacaGAAAAAACGGATTTGGTTTTGTTCGTTGAATAGCAGCTTACAAAAAGCtttagaaaatagaaaaatccgagacaatattaaaaaaagaaaaagagcatGAGTTTTTAGGGCTAAAAACGAAAATTCGAGATTGCGCTATAGAGGCAAGATATATTCTGAATTCCAATATAGGAAAATTCCtgttataattaattcaaaattagaaaaaagttaTCTCTTTTTCAAAGTTCCGTCTCACAATTCATGTTTGCAAAAGATGGAGTTGGAGACAGACTGAGAATTTTTGTCGAGAAGAATATATGGTATTGCAGGAAGAAGAGGGGTGACATTCAATGAATTTGTCATTCACCTTAattcttttgcaatttaaatcgtTTACAATGGTTTGTGGGGCCGACACAGGACACAGCTGCTCTCCAGTATGAGAATGTGCTACATAATTTTgctactaaattttttaccaaaaatagCACATTCGTTTCtgtttttggtaaatttggTCTTTATTTGTTCAGTTGAAGGTCGATGGGAACAACTTCTCACGGGTGGTGAGACGCCACCCTGCCTGCAGGAGCACACGGCCGTCGCCTTCAAGGACTGCCTCTACGTCTTTGGCGGTGAGGTGGGCTTCAGTTCTGCGACCGAAACGCCGCTCTGGGTGTACCAAGTGGGGTCCAACTCGTGGCGAAAGGTGCGCAGCCCCAAAGGCGTGCAGGTGCCCAGGGGCAGGCGGGGCCACACAGCGCTCATTTACCAGGGCGCCATGATCATCTACGGTGGCTATCAGGACCTGCGAGGGTCAACAAATGAACTTTGGGCCTTTGATTTCAGTAAGTGacgcaattttttatcagaatCGTTCTAAAAGGTTAACCAATTCAGAGCGTGATTCGTGATCTTCATTGCcacacgaaaaaaattatctaattacattaaatatttaaaaaaaataataactaaaatatatattgtgtgaaatatttagatcACAGAatcatataattataaaaggtgttatttaaattgacaGATACCGAGTCGTGGCATCTGTTGTCGGGCAGGGGTCGAGACGAACCCCCCGCACGCCACAAACACTCAGCGGTGATGCACGACGGTGCCATGTGGGTTTTCGGTGGCATGACCGACTTGCAGACGCGCTCCGACCTGTGGAGGTGGGACGCGCTGACCAAAATCTGGGTTTGCGTGCGTGCCAAGCACGGGCCGGGACCGCTCCAGGGACACGCCGCCTGCAAGGTATGTATCTTAGATGCTAATTTTCCCCCCAGAGTGCGTGTTTTATATTCGATGGGTGATAAAATTGGTGatttgtaaaaagaaaaagaaatgtttCGTGAGGAATGATGGAATTATACCAAATCTGACGTAAACACGACTGGTTCCACATCGAAATCCatctttgatatttattagGCACGCGGTTGAGTCCACTTTTATTTATGTGGTTGTTTTAGCGTCATCTTCATGTGAGATAAAGTAGCGTTACGCTAATGGACAATCttcgaatttttaacgaaatttatggttagctttaaaatttatgttgattttattatcaCAATcagtcataaataatttaatgaatctcagtcaaagtttaaatttaaagcaagtAAGAAAGGGCCACAAACATGTTACCTAAAACCCTGTCCGGGAGGGCAAGCCGAAGTGTAACCCAAGACtagtaaaatgcaaaaagcatAAAAGACATCACACAAAATTCCACTTAAAATCTTGCTGTTACGTACGCCTTGCGTAAGGGTGGAAAATGTGCCGCCGAATGGTCTTTGAGAGCAGCTGGCATATTATTTCACTCTTAATTATGATAATAAGcagatttctaaaaataaacattttcatagatgatattttatgtcattcatttttttaatgtttcgaGATTGAAGTCACGTTTTCCTCAGAGACTGGTTTGAAACGCTGAGCCAAAGCAAAcggtatgcaacctgtgttGCATCCGTGCTAATAAATTGCCTAGCACGGATCcacatttttatcacaatgaatcgatatatcaGCAAGAATACGCCAATTGTACAATGCCTTGGCAGGGGTCGGATGATTTGCCTGAAATTTAGTGGCCTCGTGTCTTGAGGTACCAAAATTACCCTTAGTAGAAGTTCCTATCTCCCCCCAATTAGACTAAATTAGTTTGTTAAAACAGATCGCctaaaactgtctaaattgGCTCTGAAACCATCTTTATAGCACTACAAATTCCAAATCattttgaactatttttgcaattgaCAGCCATAGTGCTTCGTTTTCATTCCCTTCAAATTGctaatttccaattattaattttcactgaTTCTTTACTCCAGGTGGCCGCTTCAATGCTAATATTCGGCGGCGAGCGCGGCGACGGCAACGTGGTGGACGAGCTGTGGCGCTTCCACTTCGCCACCGAGTCGTGGGAGCGAATCACCCCGGTCGGCATGAAGCCGTCGGCCCGCGCCGAAAGCGCCGTGCTAGTGGTGACCGAGGCGCCGACGGCGGCGTCGCCGACGGTGGTGGCACCGCGGCCGCGCTCCGTGGAGCGGCGGGTGCCGCGGTCGTCGTCGACGCTGGGCCAGACGCAGCAGCAGGAGCCCGCGGGGCCGCCGTCGCTGTTCGGCCGCCTCTCGAGCGTCAACCTGACTGCGCGGCTCTCCCGCTGCAGCTACAGCGTGCTGAGCAACGACAGCGCCGAGTCGGACGCCGAGTCGGCCGCGTCGGCAATTATCAAATCGGCCAGCATGCACGCCGGCGTCGCCCAGCAGGCGCGCAGCCGCATGTCCCGCGACCCCGTCTCCGTGCCAAACTTCGCCTCGGCGCCGCTCACGCCCGTCGAAGCCGCAAGACTCGTGTTCGTCGACAGCAGCGACGACGAAGCGGAGACAGGTTGGATTTTCATGAACCCTGCTTTTGATCCATCAGCagaaagtattattttttcattttttctttcgttttGTATGGAGATGGAGATGTTCAGAATACTGTTAGACTTTAGGGAAGATTTCAGAccagaatgtttttttttttatttattaattaaaactgacaaATGTAGagttaaatttacaatatttgtcTTTGGGGAGGGAGAGGAAAGTCTAGcttgaaattgtttaattttttgtaatttttaattcttttaccTATTCAAAATAAGATGTTTCTAGATTggtgattaaaatttacgaCTTTCGCCCTATTTGTTGCAAGCTATATACaccattttttgtgatttaatgcaaaatttggaaaaattttacttattttaattctcgTCTGAATTCTACACCCAGTTGCTTCACGATGCCGATccatacatttttatatttatttatttcatttaatgatagcgtcaatttattatatctgtttaatattttctcaagaCGAGTTCACTCCGGACCCTGACGACGTGCTTGATTTCCCATCGCTGCACCAGCGCTTTCAGCCAACGCGTCGCATTGCCAAATCAGCGTCGGTGCGTTTTAACCTCGAGGAACCTGACTCGGACTACGCCAGCGTAGCTAGCACGACACCCCATGATGGACCCCTCAGCTTCAGCAACCCCAACTACCTTGGTCCCGACATCGGCCAAATGCTCAACAGCCCTCCGGACTCTCTGTTGCAGGACCCAACAGGCCGCTTCCACTCGCAGGTACAgttttgcgaaataaaatttatttaaaaaaaaattgaacattatattaactaaaacaaaaattttcatattaaataaaatcagcttCTTAGAGGTAATCGACATACCAAGTTTCATTCAAATCCCCAACTTGTGTCACCTAAAGAAATAGAAAAAGCCACAACTATACTGCCACCCtttagacaattttatttttcttcccttaattaaaataaatcaagagtTAAAAGATTAACCAAAAAACTGTCAACCCTGGAATCTCTCCTTTAATTACTGAATTCACAGGAGAAATCTTGTGGTGATTCTCTAATTGCTATTTAAGTTTGGAcctcataaataaaaagaaaaaatatttttcaggatcAAATCGAATTGAAGACCCTTGCGGCGCCTGCCCCTCGTCGAGCGGCACCACCGACGAGTCTGCCTCTTGAAGGGAGCGAGCGGCAGCATCGGATGGCACGGGCCTTAAGCGCTGGCCGCGCCGAGCGACGGAAAGACCCAACGCCGCCGCTTTACATGTACGTGGTGGGCGGCAGGGAGAAGGGCCACGCGGCCCTCTTCAAGAGATCCGTCTCCATGTGGCGCCTCTGCCTGCATCCTAGCATCTTTGTGCGGCGATAGTATAGTACAAACGTCTCACGCTAACACTTTCAAGTCAAAACCTTTACTGATACAAAACCAAACATAATAGAGTTACCTGCGTCTCCGCTTGCCTGTATTCGTACATAACTCGTGAGACACGCGCGGACGTCCCTGAAGGATCTCAAAACTCTAcattgttgatttattttggttacTGAGTTAATGAGTTCACAGCCAAacaaatgttcaaaatttcccAAGTGCACAATCAATCGTTTGGTGGGGTTGTAAGatttcctgaaatttttgGTGCAAGTATTGTTGAGGCACCGAAATTGCCCAAAATATAGGAAAAAACATGTGGTGCAATTATTAGAATGGTATCgatggaataataataatcagagCTACATATCagcaagttttaataaaaatgtgttatcTAAATGAGAAACGAACTTGTATA encodes:
- the LOC135942050 gene encoding F-box only protein 42-like isoform X2 encodes the protein MAVKISPAVITAPVFDFWKPVFGERRSPPESAPPVASGSCLPAVDDSGVRVMWNAVTPQSLDAAAPSSRTKHSATLLGGHLYLLGGRNGNVGLKDFWRYNIIEGRWEQLLTGGETPPCLQEHTAVAFKDCLYVFGGEVGFSSATETPLWVYQVGSNSWRKVRSPKGVQVPRGRRGHTALIYQGAMIIYGGYQDLRGSTNELWAFDFNTESWHLLSGRGRDEPPARHKHSAVMHDGAMWVFGGMTDLQTRSDLWRWDALTKIWVCVRAKHGPGPLQGHAACKVAASMLIFGGERGDGNVVDELWRFHFATESWERITPVGMKPSARAESAVLVVTEAPTAASPTVVAPRPRSVERRVPRSSSTLGQTQQQEPAGPPSLFGRLSSVNLTARLSRCSYSVLSNDSAESDAESAASAIIKSASMHAGVAQQARSRMSRDPVSVPNFASAPLTPVEAARLVFVDSSDDEAETDEFTPDPDDVLDFPSLHQRFQPTRRIAKSASVRFNLEEPDSDYASVASTTPHDGPLSFSNPNYLGPDIGQMLNSPPDSLLQDPTGRFHSQDQIELKTLAAPAPRRAAPPTSLPLEGSERQHRMARALSAGRAERRKDPTPPLYMYVVGGREKGHAALFKRSVSMWRLCLHPSIFVRR
- the LOC135942050 gene encoding F-box only protein 42-like isoform X1; translation: MAVKISPAVITAPVFDFWKPVFGERRSPPESAPPVASGSCLPAVDDSGVRVMWNAVTPQSLDAAAPSSRTKHSATLLGGHLYLLGGRNGNVGLKDFWRYNIIEGRWEQLLTGGETPPCLQEHTAVAFKDCLYVFGGEVGFSSATETPLWVYQVGSNSWRKVRSPKGVQVPRGRRGHTALIYQGAMIIYGGYQDLRGSTNELWAFDFNTESWHLLSGRGRDEPPARHKHSAVMHDGAMWVFGGMTDLQTRSDLWRWDALTKIWVCVRAKHGPGPLQGHAACKVAASMLIFGGERGDGNVVDELWRFHFATESWERITPVGMKPSARAESAVLVVTEAPTAASPTVVAPRPRSVERRVPRSSSTLGQTQQQEPAGPPSLFGRLSSVNLTARLSRCSYSVLSNDSAESDAESAASAIIKSASMHAGVAQQARSRMSRDPVSVPNFASAPLTPVEAARLVFVDSSDDEAETGWIFMNPAFDPSAENEFTPDPDDVLDFPSLHQRFQPTRRIAKSASVRFNLEEPDSDYASVASTTPHDGPLSFSNPNYLGPDIGQMLNSPPDSLLQDPTGRFHSQDQIELKTLAAPAPRRAAPPTSLPLEGSERQHRMARALSAGRAERRKDPTPPLYMYVVGGREKGHAALFKRSVSMWRLCLHPSIFVRR